Proteins co-encoded in one Scomber scombrus chromosome 14, fScoSco1.1, whole genome shotgun sequence genomic window:
- the eral1 gene encoding GTPase Era, mitochondrial — protein MALRAGLRLIRGSSVLSRRAAASDPHESASRLLVAGNAACGRGGGNTFIFTPACFITSEAFLSRLTKGKPAESDSGFDGLPAYVPPDSAEQLSLLLRDPDQPDNSKVLKVAIIGAPNAGKSTLSNQLLGKKVFAVSKKVHTTRSRALAVLTEEDTQIILLDTPGLTTPSKVKRHQLEKSLLVDPWNTVKEADLLVVMVDVADRWMCGQLDFEVIKCLAQNPLIPAVLVLNKVDLLKTKDRLLDITADLTCGIVNGRKLRVRPVIKRPWAEKRPEKESELSVEEGDAELDSVLSKEQLKTLKSQRGWAHFKDVFMLSAVDREDVGTLKSYFMGAAQPGPWQYHSDVLTDQSPEAVCTNMIREKLLEYLPQEVPYSLTQTIELWQTAENGDLDISVKLYAKKDSHMKMVIGTAGQMVARIAREAGEDLSQVFLREVRLKLSVKLRK, from the exons TCAGAGCGGGTCTCCGGCTGATCAGAGGCTCATCCGTCCTCTCCAGACGAGCCGCTGCGTCTGATCCACATGAATCTGCGTCACGGCTCCTCGTTGCAG GAAATGCTGCCTGCGGCCGAGGAGGGGGGAACACATTTATCTTCACTCCTGCCTGTTTTATTACATCAGAGGCATTTCTGAGCAGACTGACAAAAGGCAAACCGGCAGAGTCAGACAGCGGCTTTGATGGACTCCCAGCCTACGTTCCACCGGACAGCG CTGAACAACTATCTTTGTTACTGAGAGATCCAGATCAGCCCGACAACTCAAAGGTTTTAAAAGTGGCTATAATCGGCGCCCCGAATGCAGGGAAGTCCACGCTGTCCAATCAGCTCCTTGGCAAAAAG GTGTTTGCTGTGTCCAAGAAAGTACACACCACACGCTCACGTGCCCTGGCTGTCCTCACAGAGGAAGACACACAGATA ATTTTACTGGACACACCTGGTCTCACCACTCCATCAAAAGTCAAAAG aCACCAGCTGGAGAAGTCTCTGCTCGTTGATCCCTGGAACACGGTTAAAGAAGCCGACCTAC TGGTAGTCATGGTGGATGTCGCGGACAGATGGATGTGCGGCCAGCTTGACTTTGAGGTGATCAAATGCCTGGCGCAGAACCCGCTCATCCCAGCGGTCCTGGTCCTCAATAAG GTGGACCTGTTGAAAACGAAGGATAGGCTGCTGGACATCACTGCAGACTTGACCTGTGGAATAGTGAACGGCCGTAAATTGCGGGTCAGGCCTGTGATCAAGCGACCGTGGGCTGAAAAGAGACCCGAGAAGGAATCAGAGTTGTCGGTTGAGGAGGGCGACGCAGAGTTAGACTCCGTGCTGAGCAAAGAACAGCTGAAGACTCTGAAGAGTCAGAGGGGCTGGGCTCACTTCAAGGATGTCTTCATGCTCTCGGCTGTGGACAGAGAGGACGTGGGGACGCTAAAG AGCTACTTTATGGGTGCGGCCCAGCCAGGACCGTGGCAGTACCACAGTGATGTCCTGACAGACCAGAGTCCAGAAGCAGTCTGCACCAACATGATCAGAGAGAAGCTGCTGGAGTATCTGCCCCAGGAAGTGCCCTATTCATTGACACAG acTATTGAACTCTGGCAAACTGCAGAAAACGGCGATCTCGATATTTCTGTGAAACTTTACGCCAAGAAAGACTCTCACATG